One segment of Drosophila mauritiana strain mau12 chromosome 3R, ASM438214v1, whole genome shotgun sequence DNA contains the following:
- the LOC117143770 gene encoding serine-rich adhesin for platelets isoform X2, whose translation MAPKTPPFSQLDKMATRTSTSSWLCRLLLFGFCIGAAAARDIRSPMDQTDVAFYCPGEGLFADDHDCRIYYRCERRSGQYIQPYLLACPEDAVFSRTLRMCLPPAMAGRDECVDQVNEVDGGSMEKWEQDDYGQDDHNAMLNLAVTPAANELRTYASTHRLPTNYGLAGLNGVSVISFSSSSSLRAVGSAEEDGIICRDDGFMTDPSDCTVFYRCISNGRGYNKIGFRCSDGTAWDESLQSCNHMFDVRANGGCRNQAVPQNDGYYAGQTSTQSSQTSYQNSTTSSQQSSSTSSSNSSQSSSSTSSSTSNSSSSQESSTSSSSNQSSSTSSNHQESSSESSNNQESNSGSSNNQESSTSSSSNQGSSSQNAGSSNQNQSSGSSQSSGSSQSSNSNQNSSNNQNQSSQNSGSNQSSSSSQNSGSNQSSGSNQSSGSNQSSGNNQSSSSNQSSGSNQSSNNNQSSSSNSNQSSSSSQNNSGSNKPVPTECEDENTYIPDKEDCAKFYRCRQDKDGKLEQVPFTCGPGTVWNQVDKVCDLPTEDQKKKCNIQSGSSSGSNNSGQQSSGSSSNNQGSSNNQSSSNQSSSNNQGSSSNQGSSSNQSSSNQSSSSNQGSSSNQGSSSNQGSSSSQGSSSNQESSSNQSSNQGSTSSSSNQSSSSSSNNSTSTQTKPSNPDGECQDTETYLADKKDCARFYRCVENGSGGFNTVPFDCSPGTVWDPDTKGCNHPTDVQKEQCKAMANGIGSSSSQGSSSNQGSSSSQGSSSNQGSSSNQGSSSNQGSSSNQGSSSNQGSSSNQGSSSNQGSSSSQGSSSNQGSSSNQGSSSNQGSSSNQGSSSNQGSSSSQGSSSNEGSSSNQGSSSNQGSSSNQGSSSNQGSSSNQGSSSNQGSSSNQGSSSNQGSSSNQSSSSNQSSSNQSSSNQSSSNQTSSSTTQKPFKPAEKCESEKTFLADNENCSKFYRCVDNGKGGFTKVSFTCPPNTLWDPEANSCNHPDQIQTKPLKCKKVVSQGGSSSNSTSSSSSSSNNSGSSSNSGSSSSSSSNSGSSSNTGSSSNSGTSSSGGSSNQGSSSNSGSSSGSNSSGNQSTSSSSSSSSSSSNNNNQGSSSSSSSSSSSTSSKPNPSETCKVNGQFIGDRSDCAKFYRCVDNDRGGFNMVPFSCGPGTVWDAQMQACNHAWAVKECGGIAPPTTSNPTTTRPTTASTSRPSDQTSTSRPSGPTTTTRPVTARPTTSSPTTASSSETTSPVTQAPNTDGKCRSEGFMADPNNCSKFYRCVRNNKGGFTQIPFQCGAGTVWDQDLQTCNHNFNNCSTGTESTTSKPPCEPATNGTSTTTPPPTTTDLPSTSTTGLPPTTTTELPPTTTTDLPPTTTTRLPPTTTTRLPPTTTTGLPPTTTTGLPPTTTTGAQPTTTTMSSETETSTVTTSPESTTQPPSTTTMKPLPAGTDCTGEGYMADPEDCRKYYRCINAGASYRKYNFTCPKGTGWNEEVQTCDYMENIPRCSKLPAEPITTTPSEESKDPGSTTPQSTDEPTTVTKPVTKPTEEPSTEKPQKPTTQYPEKPTTTEEPEKPQKPTTTEYPQKPTTQEPTTTSIPGYNPTTTSVPGYNPTTTPVPVETTTSTPGYKPTTTGEPITTTTLPPTTTDAIQEPTTSKKPEPTTTTESLESSTPEGSVTTLQPEPQPNYNCSSEGFFPDPEDCSRYYRCVDAAKNGKYQVYAFKCGKGTVWDTSTETCNYADQVSGNCSSGQTTTPGTTTEPGTTESTTSSGKPETTSKAPETTTTGAPETTTTSAPETTTTVASETTTSWSTETTTSGTTTTTATPETTTKPPKPETTTIAAEETSTTESLTTTERPSPGTNTSAPCPETGPGQNVYVCPTGFRRHPEKCGMFYQCSESADSNDLNIVVFQCPNGTVYQDKSCSCGKPPAGDKCSKDMKRTTNLFEEETKLQNVVQISTTDPLCPDEGHFALNNDQCGQLFVKCGFSELTGRIEGQIHRCPQGFAYWNVSRRCEPARKLPNCTPTTYNVGGNVPLEWLNIGHRRRSMRI comes from the exons ACATTCGATCGCCGATGGACCAGACAGACGTGGCCTTTTACTGCCCTGGAGAGGGTCTGTTTGCGGACGACCACGATTGCCGGATTTATTACCGCTGCGAGCGGCGTTCCGGGCAGTACATCCAACCCTATCTGCTGGCCTGTCCAGAGGACGCGGTCTTCTCCCGCACCCTGCGCATGTGTCTGCCACCAGCGATGGCTGGGCGGGATGAGTGCGTTGACCAGGTGAACGAGGTGGATGGCGGCAGCATGGAGAAGTGGGAGCAGGACGACTACGGACAGGATGACCATAATGCGATGCTTAACCTGGCCGTCACACCTGCGGCCAATGAGCTGCGAACCTACGCGTCGACCCACCGTCTGCCCACAAATTACGGTCTGGCTGGTCTCAACGGTGTCTCTGTCATATCCTTCTCCAGCTCCTCATCCCTGCGAGCTGTTGGATCAGCGGAGGAGGACGGCATAATATGCCGGGATGATGGCTTCATGACCGATCCCAGCGACTGCACCGTGTTTTATCGCTGCATCTCGAACGGCCGAGGCTATAACAAAATCGGCTTCCGGTGCTCAGATGGCACGGCGTGGGACGAGTCCCTTCAGTCCTGTAACCATATGTTTGACGTACGTGCCAACGGAGGATGCCGCAATCAAGCTGTTCCGCAGAACGACGGTTATTACGCCGGCCAAACGTCAACACAGTCCTCGCAGACCAGTTACCAGAACTCAACCACAAGCAGTCAACAGAGCTCGTCCACCAGTTCCTCCAACTCCTCTCAAAGTTCCAGTTCCACATCCAGCTCTACATCCAATTCCAGCTCAAGTCAAGAGTCCTCTACATCCAGCAGCAGTAATCAGTCGAGCTCCACGTCTAGCAACCATCAGGAGTCCAGCTCAGAATCCAGCAACAACCAGGAGTCCAATTCGGGATCTAGCAACAATCAGGAATCTAGCACGAGTTCCAGCAGCAATCAAGGCTCAAGCTCTCAAAATGCTGGCAGCAgcaaccaaaaccaaagctcTGGCAGCAGTCAAAGTTCGGGAAGTAGCCAATCCTCAAACAGTAACCAGAACTCCAGCAACAATCAGAACCAAAGCTCTCAAAATTCTGGTAGCAACCAAAGCTCCAGCAGCAGTCAAAACTCGGGCAGCAACCAATCCTCTGGCAGCAACCAATCCTCTGGCAGCAACCAATCCTCCGGCAACAATCAAAGCTCCAGCAGCAATCAGAGCTCTGGAAGCAATCAATCCTCCAACAACAATCAATCCTCCAGCTCAAACAGCAATCAGAGTTCTTCAAGCAGCCAAAACAACAGTGGATCTAATAAACCCGTGCCCACCGAGTGCGAGGATGAAAATACTTATATCCCGGATAAAGAAGACTGCGCTAAATTCTACAGATGCCGCCAAGATAAAGACGGAAAATTAGAGCAAGTGCCTTTCACCTGTGGTCCCGGTACCGTTTGGAACCAAGTGGACAAGGTCTGCGATCTGCCCACTGAGGATCAAAAGAAAAAGTGCAACATTCAATCGGGTTCGTCGAGTGGTAGTAACAACTCTGGACAGCAATCCAGTGGAAGCTCCTCCAACAACCAGGGCTCTTCCAACAATCAATCATCAAGCAACCAGAGCTCATCTAACAATCAAGGATCGTCTAGCAATCAAGGCTCATCC AGCAATCAATCTTCCAGCAATCAGAGCTCATCCAGCAATCAAGGATCGTCCAGCAATCAAGGATCGTCTAGCAATCAAGGCTCATCCAGCAGTCAAGGCTCATCCAGCAATCAAGAATCCTCAAGCAATCAATCTTCCAATCAAGGCTCAACTTCATCTTCTAGCAATCAGAGCTCTTCAAGCTCAAGCAATAATTCCACGAGCACTCAAACAAAGCCATCCAATCCCGATGGTGAATGCCAAGATACGGAAACATATTTGGCTGATAAGAAGGACTGTGCCCGATTCTATCGATGCGTAGAGAATGGTAGCGGTGGCTTCAATACTGTTCCTTTCGATTGCTCCCCTGGAACGGTCTGGGATCCAGATACGAAGGGATGTAACCATCCAACAGATGTGCAAAAGGAGCAATGCAAGGCTATGGCCAATGGAATTGGATCATCATCCAGCCAAGGCTCCTCTTCTAACCAGGGATCATCCTCAAGCCAGGGATCTTCTTCCAATCAGGGATCATCCTCCAACCAGGGCTCTTCTTCTAACCAGGGATCATCTTCAAATCAGGGTTCCTCTTCTAACCAGGGATCGTCCTCCAACCAAGGATCGTCATCTAACCAGGGATCATCTTCCAGCCAGGGTTCTTCATCAAACCAGGGATCATCTTCCAATCAGGGCTCCTCTTCCAACCAAGGATCATCTTCCAATCAGGGATCGTCATCTAACCAAGGATCATCATCTAGCCAGGGATCTTCCTCCAACGAAGGATCATCTTCCAATCAGGGATCATCTTCGAACCAAGGATCATCCTCTAACCAGGGTTCATCTTCGAACCAAGGATCATCCTCTAATCAGGGTTCCTCTTCTAACCAGGGTTCATCTTCGAACCAAGGATCTTCCTCAAATCAGGGATCATCTTCAAATCAAAGTTCTTCGTCCAACCAATCGTCCTCGAATCAATCATCCTCCAATCAGTCGTCGTCTAACCAGACATCATCATCCACTACACAAAAACCCTTCAAACCGGCAGAGAAATGTGAAAGTGAGAAAACTTTCTTGGCTGACAACGAGAACTGCTCGAAGTTTTATCGATGCGTGGATAATGGTAAGGGTGGTTTTACAAAAGTATCATTCACCTGCCCACCAAACACTCTATGGGATCCTGAGGCCAACAGCTGCAACCATCCTGATCAGATCCAGACCAAGCCGCTCAAATGCAAAAAGGTGGTTAGCCAAGGCGGAAGTTCCTCTAACAGCACCAGCAGCTCCTCGAGTAGCTCAAACAACAGTGGTTCCTCTTCGAATAGTGGATCATCTTCCAGTTCATCCTCCAACAGTGGCTCCTCCTCCAATACAGGTTCATCATCAAACAGTGGCACTTCTTCCAGCGGTGGCTCATCGAATCAAGGCTCATCCTCCAATAGTGGCTCCTCTTCCGGCTCGAACTCGTCTGGAAATCAATCGACATCTTCGTCATCATCGTCTTCATCCTCATcaagcaataacaataatcaaGGTTCATCCTCATCGTcctcctccagcagcagctcgACTTCATCAAAACCAAATCCCTCTGAAACCTGCAAGGTTAATGGACAATTTATTGGCGATCGGTCGGATTGTGCCAAATTCTATCGCTGCGTCGATAATGACAGAGGTGGCTTCAATATGGTACCCTTTAGCTGCGGTCCTGGCACTGTTTGGGATGCCCAGATGCAGGCCTGTAATCATGCGTGGGCAGTGAAGGAATGCGGTGGTATTGCTCCACCTACAACTTCTAATCCGACGACCACCAGGCCAACAACGGCAAGCACTTCTAGACCTTCTGACCAAACTTCAACATCGAGACCCTCAGGTCCGACCACTACCACACGTCCAGTGACTGCCAGACCAACGACTTCTTCTCCAACAACAGCTTCATCATCTGAAACAACATCTCCTGTTACTCAGGCACCCAATACAGATGGCAAATGTCGGTCGGAGGGCTTTATGGCTGATCCCAACAACTGCTCCAAATTCTACCGCTGCGTAAGGAACAACAAAGGTGGCTTCACCCAAATTCCATTCCAATGTGGAGCTGGTACCGTTTGGGATCAGGATCTGCAGACCTGCAACCACAACTTCAACAATTGCAGTACTGGCACTGAAAGTACCACTTCAAAGCCGCCTTGTGAGCCAGCAACAAATGGAACATCGACCACAACACCTCCACCCACCACGACTGATTTACCATCCACTTCAACAACAGGATTGCCGCCAACTACAACAACCGAATTACCTCCAACTACGACCACAGACTTACCTCCTACAACAACTACTAGGTTGCCTCCCACTACAACTACTAGGTTGCCTCCCACGACAACAACTGGGCTACCTCCGACTACAACAACTGGGCTGCCCCCCACCACGACCACAGGAGCTCAACCCACTACAACAACAATGAGTTCGGAAACTGAAACATCAACGGTAACCACAAGTCCGGAAAGCACCACGCAACCACCGTCTACAACCACTATGAAACCCCTACCAGCTGGCACGGATTGCACGGGTGAGGGTTATATGGCCGATCCCGAAGACTGCAGGAAATACTACCGATGCATCAACGCTGGAGCCTCCTACAGAAAGTACAACTTTACGTGTCCCAAGGGCACGGGATGGAATGAAGAAGTTCAGACCTGTGACTACATGGAGAACATCCCGAGGTGCTCGAAGTTACCCGCTGAACCAATCACTACGACACCAAGTGAAGAGTCTAAGGATCCCGGAAGCACCACTCCGCAGTCAACGGATGAGCCCACCACAGTGACAAAACCCGTTACGAAACCCACCGAAGAACCTTCAACAGAAAAACCGCAAAAGCCGACGACTCAATATCCGGAGAAGCCAACCACCACAGAGGAACCAGAAAAGCCGCAGAAGCCGACTACAACCGAGTATCCTCAGAAGCCGACCACTCAAGAACCCACCACCACAAGTATTCCGGGCTACAATCCAACAACAACGTCTGTTCCGGGCTATAACCCAACAACAACGCCAGTTCCGGTAGAAACTACAACCTCTACTCCTGGCTATAAGCCAACTACCACCGGCGAACCTATTACCACGACCACATTACCTCCCACAACCACCGATGCCATTCAAGAGCCAACAACCTCGAAAAAACCTGAACCCACAACAACCACAGAAAGTCTAGAGTCCAGCACACCTGAAGGTTCAGTGACCACTCTTCAGCCGGAGCCACAGCCTAACTATAACTGCTCTTCGGAGGGATTCTTCCCAGATCCCGAGGACTGTAGTCGCTACTACCGTTGTGTGGATGCGGCTAAAAATGGCAAGTATCAGGTTTATGCCTTCAAGTGCGGCAAGGGAACTGTTTGGGACACGTCCACCGAGACCTGCAATTACGCCGATCAGGTGTCTGGCAATTGCTCATCGGGACAGACGACCACGCCGGGAACGACTACGGAACCTGGTACGACGGAGAGCACAACCAGCTCTGGAAAACCTGAAACCACTTCAAAGGCCCCTGAAACCACCACTACGGGAGCTCCAGAAACCACCACTACATCGGCTCCTGAAACCACAACCACAGTAGCCTCCGAAACCACTACTTCATGGAGCACAGAAACAACTACTTCTGgcacaaccaccaccacagccACACCTGAAACCACTACAAAACCACCCAAGCCTGAAACCACTACCATAGCTGCGGAAGAAACCTCAACGACGGAGTCGCTTACCACCACAGAGAGACCTTCTCCCGGTACCAACACCTCTGCTCCTTGTCCCGAAACCGGTCCAGGTCAGAATGTATACGTCTGCCCCACTGGATTCCGTCGGCATCCGGAGAAGTGCGGCATGTTCTACCAGTGCAGTGAAAGTGCGGATAGCAATGATCTTAACATCGTGGTATTCCAATGCCCCAACGGAACCGTCTACCAAGACAAGTCCTGCAGCTGTGGCAAGCCGCCGGCAGGTGACAAGTGCTCCAAGGACATGAAGAGGACCACCAACTTGTTTGAAGAGGAAACAAAACTTCAGAATGTG GTTCAAATCAGCACGACGGATCCTCTCTGCCCGGATGAGGGTCACTTCGCGCTCAACAACGACCAGTGCGGCCAGCTGTTCGTCAAGTGCGGATTCTCGGAGCTGACGGGCCGCATCGAGGGCCAGATCCACCGCTGTCCGCAGGGATTCGCCTACTGGAACGTGAGCCGACGATGCGAGCCCGCCCGCAAGCTGCCCAACTGCACGCCCACCACCTACAATGTGGGCGGAAACGTGCCGCTGGAGTGGCTCAACATTGGCCATAGACGCCGCAGCATGCGTATTTAA